One window of Metopolophium dirhodum isolate CAU chromosome 3, ASM1992520v1, whole genome shotgun sequence genomic DNA carries:
- the LOC132940700 gene encoding zinc finger MYM-type protein 1-like, with protein sequence MRKVVAFANASAKRHKVFEEELEGMALQGICETRWVERHDGHLQFQGDNLVKICNALHRITTWEDSKTASDAQCLRHVLCSSEFIIASVCLNDVLGTTVSLSRFLQTSSIDLKRATDAMKDTIFLLKQKRTNSDVVFQQLFSESKEIFEQLDVEIRLPRIVPRQKHRENNQPGQTAEEYFRKSIYIPLLDSIIADLEERLSPEVLSLFNLGVFLPKTVYSEVDLVAVREAVKNYTELLHRPLISTVLSEFQLWVTKWKREVESGNKVPEFLPQVIEQCDTDLYPNINVLLQILATLPVSAATAERSFSTLRRLKTWLRSNMGEERLTGLALLNIHKNIAVNVDDIITRFGKTKQRRLNFVI encoded by the exons ATGAGGAAAGTAGTAGCTTTTGCTAATGCGTCAGCAAAACGGCACAAAGTCTTTGAAGAGGAGCTTGAAGGAATGGCTCTACAAGGAATATGTGAAACTCGTTGGGTTGAAAGGCATGATGGACACTTACAATTTCAAGGCGATAACTTGGTCAAAATATGTAATGCCCTCCACCGAATTACAACTTGGGAAGACAGCAAAACCGCGAGTGATGCTCAATGTCTCCGACATGTTTTATGTAGTTCTGAGTTCATTATTGCATCAGTATGTTTGAATGATGTCTTAG gAACAACTGTGTCACTTAGCCGTTTTCTTCAGACTTCGTCTATTGACTTGAAAAGGGCAACCGACGCAATGAAAGACACTATTTTTCTTCTGAAGCAAAAGAGAACAAATAGTGATGTTGTTTTCCAGCAATTATTTTCAGAGTCAAAAGAGATTTTCGAGCAGTTAGATGTGGAGATAAGATTACCAAGAATTGTTCCTAGACAGAAGCACCGAGAAAATAATCAGCCAGGTCAAACTGCAGAAGAATATTTCCGCAAAAGTATATATATTCCTCTCTTGGATTCAATAATAGCAGATTTAGAAGAACGACTTTCTCCAGAGGTGCTTTCATTGTTTAATTTGGGtgtatttttaccaaaaactgTTTACTCAGAAGTTGATTTGGTAGCCGTACGGGAAGCAGTTAAAAACTACACTGAACTTCTACACAGACCTCTTATATCTACGGTATTGTCAGAATTTCAGCTTTGGGTTACAAAATGGAAACGTGAAGTAGAAAGTGGAAATAAAGTACCGGAATTCTTACCTCAGGTAATAGAACAGTGTGACACAGATTTATACCCAAATATAAATGTTCTATTGCAAATACTCGCAACACTTCCTGTAAGTGCAGCTACAGCGGAGCGATCGTTCTCCACTCTCAGGCGCCTTAAGACGTGGCTTCGTTCAAATATGGGAGAGGAACGCCTCACTGGTCTCGCTTTACTCAATATTCACAAGAATATAGCAGTAAATGTTGATGACATTATAACCAGAtttggaaaaacaaaacaaaggaGACTAAACTttgtcatttaa
- the LOC132940699 gene encoding uncharacterized protein LOC132940699 yields the protein MAIFQCISFVFTYFIFILFFLRLFKMPVCNKCSVNITKASSIKCIDCDLTWHAKCQQLTKEDIDYLKEANNIWRCRKCASAKRASLRLENPTNLESNELLEIKEIILQLRDCFQNHKDDTANNFEILNNKFNAIDKIITENQALKTHISKLEKQIESTERRQIANDIIIDGVPENKNENCTILIKNIGKQLNVNINDSMINDCHRVGFNHNNTHLRRILVSFSNHQVKVDFLKARQIFRNFSSKFIDIQPDIPIYIRENVTTKGNKLFKEARDLKKQLNFQFVWTKNAIIFLRKNETDKIIRVDSEDTIQNIKGQYEDLNS from the coding sequence atggctatattccAGTGTATATCATTCGTTTTTAcgtactttatatttattttattctttctcCGTCTATTTAAGATGCCCGTATGCAATAAATGTTCCGTTAATATTACTAAAGCATCCTCCATAAAATGCATTGATTGTGACTTAACATGGCACGCAAAATGCCAACAACTCACTAAAGAGGATATTGACTACTTAAAAGAAGCCAATAACATATGGCGGTGCAGAAAATGCGCTAGCGCCAAAAGAGCCTCTCTTAGACTCGAAAATCCAACCAACTTAGAAAGTAACGAACTACTTGAGatcaaagaaattattttacaactcAGGGATTGCTTTCAAAATCACAAGGACGATACAgccaacaattttgaaattctgaataataaattcaacgctattgataaaattatcacAGAAAACCAAGCACTGAAGACACACATATCTAAATTGGAAAAACAGATTGAATCCACAGAACGTCGCCAAATCGCCAACGACATTATCATTGATGGTGTCcccgaaaataaaaatgaaaactgcacaatacttattaaaaatattggtaaacaGCTAAACGTAAACATAAATGACTCTATGATTAATGATTGTCATAGAGTTGGttttaaccataataatacGCACCTTAGAAGAATCCTAGTCAGCTTTAGTAACCACCAAGTTAAAGTTGATTTTCTCAAAGCTCGACAAATATTTAGGAATTTCTCTAGTAAATTTATTGACATCCAACCGGATATACCCATATATATTAGAGAAAACGTAACAACCAAaggaaataaattattcaaagaaGCCAGAGACCTAAAAAAACAGCTAAACTTTCAATTTGTATGGACAAAAAACGCAATAATCTTCTTACGCAAAAACGAAACAGATAAGATAATACGTGTCGACAGCGAGGACACAATTCAAAACATCAAAGGACAATATGAAGATTTAAACTCCTAA